Proteins encoded together in one Streptomyces umbrinus window:
- a CDS encoding response regulator, with translation MTTRIVLADDQALIRAGFHALIESADDLEVVGQAGNGRDAIDLVRSARADVVLMDIRMPVMDGLDATKAITRDESLAGVRVLILTTFELDENVLLALRAGASGFLNKGVEPTDLLAGIRAVAAGEALLSPGATRSLINGFLSNPAPPAPVPATALDVLTDREREVLALVAGGLFNEDIAARLYVSPLTAKTHVNRAMTKLGVRSRAQLVILAYESGLVRPGDAPPS, from the coding sequence GTGACGACTCGAATAGTGCTGGCCGACGACCAGGCCCTCATCCGGGCGGGTTTCCACGCCCTCATCGAGTCCGCGGACGATCTGGAGGTGGTCGGCCAGGCGGGCAACGGCCGCGATGCCATCGACCTGGTACGCAGTGCCCGCGCAGACGTCGTCCTGATGGACATCCGGATGCCCGTCATGGACGGGCTCGATGCCACGAAGGCCATCACCCGCGACGAGTCCCTCGCCGGGGTCCGGGTCCTCATCCTGACCACCTTCGAGCTTGACGAGAACGTGCTGCTCGCACTGCGGGCGGGCGCCAGCGGATTCCTGAACAAGGGCGTCGAGCCGACCGATCTTCTTGCCGGGATCCGCGCCGTGGCCGCCGGAGAGGCGCTGCTCTCTCCGGGCGCCACCCGTAGTCTGATCAACGGCTTCCTCAGCAACCCCGCCCCTCCCGCCCCGGTCCCCGCGACGGCGCTGGACGTGCTGACCGACCGGGAACGCGAAGTGCTCGCCCTGGTCGCGGGCGGACTGTTCAACGAGGACATCGCCGCCCGGCTGTACGTGTCCCCGCTCACCGCGAAGACACATGTCAACCGGGCCATGACGAAACTTGGCGTCCGCAGTCGGGCCCAGTTGGTCATTCTCGCCTACGAGAGCGGACTGGTCCGCCCGGGCGACGCTCCACCGAGTTGA
- a CDS encoding GNAT family N-acetyltransferase, protein MADWAIRQASMSDVEAVAELRATVLRTDLERLGGYDAHRVRQRLRDGFDPAHTWVIEVGGVFAGCVALRPADHCHWLEYFYLTPALQGSGIGSSVLRELLDRCDRSGALVRLNLLQGSPARRLYERHGFTVEIEDPVDVFMVRRLPQ, encoded by the coding sequence ATGGCGGACTGGGCTATTCGGCAGGCGTCGATGTCGGACGTCGAGGCTGTGGCCGAGTTGCGTGCGACGGTGCTTCGGACGGATCTGGAACGGCTCGGAGGGTACGACGCGCATCGGGTGCGGCAGCGGTTGCGAGACGGCTTTGACCCGGCTCACACATGGGTGATCGAGGTGGGCGGTGTGTTCGCCGGCTGCGTGGCGCTGCGACCGGCCGACCACTGTCACTGGCTCGAGTACTTCTACCTGACCCCGGCGCTTCAGGGCAGCGGTATTGGTTCGAGCGTGCTGCGCGAACTGCTGGATCGGTGTGACCGCAGCGGTGCCCTCGTCCGGCTGAACCTGCTGCAGGGCAGTCCCGCCCGACGGCTGTACGAACGACACGGGTTCACCGTCGAGATCGAGGATCCGGTGGACGTGTTCATGGTGCGAAGGCTCCCCCAATGA
- a CDS encoding phosphotransferase, producing MSESSLPGGFVNHVVRVGATVRRPPSARSEFVAELLRFLEVRGWSGAPRYLGLDEDGREVLTYLEGHVAWEREQPSAVHSEESLLLVTRLVREFHDLTAGTELAGSQEAVCHNDLSPKNTVYRSVGGALRPVAFIDWDLAAPGARIHDVAHVCWQYIGLGPWVRDIDESARRLRLVADTYELADRDDLVPAILWWQDRCWRGIEAAAQTGDRAMIGLRDAGAVMEVQAAWQWVLDHRGVLARALR from the coding sequence ATGTCTGAATCGTCTCTGCCGGGTGGCTTCGTCAATCACGTCGTGCGGGTCGGTGCCACGGTGCGCCGTCCTCCGTCGGCCAGGTCAGAGTTCGTCGCCGAACTGCTGAGGTTCCTTGAGGTCCGCGGCTGGTCCGGTGCACCGCGGTACCTGGGCCTCGATGAGGATGGGCGTGAGGTTCTCACCTACCTTGAAGGACACGTGGCCTGGGAACGAGAGCAGCCGTCAGCCGTGCACTCCGAGGAGAGTCTGTTGCTGGTCACCCGGCTCGTGCGGGAGTTCCATGATCTGACGGCAGGCACCGAACTGGCCGGGTCACAGGAGGCCGTCTGTCACAACGATCTCTCGCCGAAGAACACGGTCTACCGATCAGTCGGCGGCGCCTTGCGCCCGGTGGCGTTCATCGACTGGGACTTGGCGGCTCCGGGCGCACGTATTCACGATGTCGCCCATGTGTGCTGGCAGTACATCGGTCTCGGGCCATGGGTGAGGGACATCGACGAAAGCGCGCGGCGGTTGCGGTTGGTCGCCGACACCTATGAGCTGGCTGATCGGGATGACCTCGTCCCGGCCATCTTGTGGTGGCAGGACAGGTGCTGGCGCGGCATCGAGGCTGCGGCGCAGACGGGAGACCGAGCGATGATCGGCCTTCGAGACGCCGGCGCAGTCATGGAGGTCCAGGCTGCCTGGCAGTGGGTCCTGGACCACCGGGGCGTCCTGGCTCGCGCTCTGCGATGA
- a CDS encoding transposase, which produces MAGVITASEPSWIAPFAGLSPRCFGKLVTALRREGVDKVRRGRPWGLSLEDRVLLVTTYWRTNLTLRQLAPLFGISKSAADRIIDHLGPSLALRARRRFRKGTVLIVDGTLVPTRDHTIAEQSKNYRYSTNHQVVIDADTRRVVVVGEPLPGNRNDCKAWEESGARAAVGKTLTMADGGYPGTGLLMPHRRTPGEELSEWKQEHNRSHKQVRARVEHVFARMKTWKVLRDCRLKGDGVHHAMLGIARLHNLSLVG; this is translated from the coding sequence ATGGCTGGTGTGATCACGGCGTCGGAGCCGTCCTGGATAGCGCCGTTCGCAGGGCTGAGCCCGCGCTGCTTCGGGAAGTTGGTGACCGCGCTGCGCCGCGAAGGTGTCGACAAGGTGCGGCGGGGGCGGCCGTGGGGCCTATCCCTGGAGGACCGCGTGCTACTGGTGACCACTTACTGGCGCACGAACTTGACGCTGCGCCAGCTGGCCCCGCTGTTCGGCATCTCGAAGTCCGCGGCCGACCGCATCATCGACCATCTCGGGCCGTCGCTCGCACTCCGGGCCCGCAGACGGTTCCGCAAGGGCACGGTGCTCATCGTGGACGGCACCCTCGTCCCTACCCGCGACCACACGATCGCCGAACAGTCCAAAAATTACCGGTACTCCACCAACCACCAGGTCGTCATCGATGCCGACACCCGTCGGGTCGTCGTGGTCGGCGAGCCCCTGCCCGGCAACCGTAACGACTGCAAGGCGTGGGAGGAATCCGGCGCGCGAGCCGCCGTGGGCAAGACCCTGACGATGGCCGACGGCGGCTATCCAGGCACCGGACTTCTCATGCCTCACCGCCGCACCCCAGGCGAGGAGTTGTCCGAGTGGAAGCAGGAGCACAACCGCTCGCACAAACAGGTTCGCGCCCGCGTCGAGCATGTCTTCGCTCGCATGAAGACCTGGAAGGTCCTCCGCGACTGCCGCCTCAAAGGCGACGGCGTTCACCACGCGATGCTCGGCATTGCCCGCCTGCACAACCTCAGCCTCGTCGGATAG
- a CDS encoding transglutaminase-like domain-containing protein, whose protein sequence is MADDALDYSQPGPFTSLDATQLQLIESLPEDPVGICAAAQGLVIQPVDAAALGIGEARLAEKNIRPVSELIAALIALDPSPLQRARTPETRVIGTCRHFATIASSFLRARGIPSRARCGFGTYFLEGCGVDHWITEYWDADQRRWVRVDTEHLGKTYVERPENLAVGEFLTGGEAWVQYRQGSVDGQKFGVAGVDFAWGPAEISGNAVRDLAALCKMEMLPWDEWGLMTNAYQGKTGPDYDQLIDEVADACAKDDPLDLTSLFAREVLAVPHDMVG, encoded by the coding sequence ATGGCCGATGACGCGCTCGACTACTCCCAGCCCGGACCCTTCACGAGCCTGGACGCGACGCAGCTCCAGCTCATCGAGAGCCTGCCGGAAGACCCCGTTGGCATCTGCGCCGCCGCGCAAGGTCTGGTCATTCAGCCTGTGGACGCCGCCGCGTTAGGGATCGGTGAGGCGCGGCTCGCGGAGAAGAACATCCGGCCGGTCAGCGAGCTGATCGCCGCCCTGATCGCCCTCGATCCGTCCCCGCTGCAGCGAGCTCGCACCCCTGAGACACGGGTGATCGGAACCTGCCGGCACTTCGCCACCATCGCCTCCTCATTCCTGCGAGCGAGGGGCATACCCTCGCGGGCTCGGTGCGGTTTCGGGACCTACTTCCTGGAGGGCTGCGGCGTTGATCACTGGATCACCGAGTACTGGGACGCCGACCAGCGGCGCTGGGTGCGCGTCGACACCGAACACCTCGGCAAGACGTATGTCGAGCGTCCCGAGAATCTCGCTGTTGGCGAGTTCCTGACCGGGGGCGAGGCGTGGGTTCAGTATCGCCAAGGTTCGGTCGACGGTCAGAAGTTCGGGGTGGCCGGTGTCGATTTCGCCTGGGGACCGGCCGAGATCAGCGGCAACGCTGTCCGCGACCTCGCGGCGCTCTGCAAGATGGAAATGCTGCCCTGGGACGAATGGGGCCTCATGACCAACGCTTATCAGGGCAAGACGGGGCCCGACTACGACCAGCTCATCGACGAGGTCGCCGATGCCTGCGCCAAAGACGATCCGCTGGACCTGACCAGCCTGTTCGCCCGGGAAGTCTTGGCCGTGCCCCACGACATGGTCGGATGA
- the istB gene encoding IS21-like element helper ATPase IstB — MNATSHRRMSEQAAETAVVGACRMLRLPTIRLKFPDLAEQAAREQMSYLTFLAELLLAECDDRARRRSERRIKAAAFPRQKSVREFDFDANFNIDAAVVHTLATCEWVKKGQPLCLIGDSGTGKSHLLIALGTEAAMAGFRVKYTLATKLVNELVEAADEKQLTKTIARYGRVDLLCIDELGYMELDKHGAELLFQVLTEREEKNSVAIASNEAFGGWTKTFTDPRLCTAIVDRLTFNGTIIETGTDSYRLAQTRAKAEAATT; from the coding sequence ATGAACGCCACCAGCCACCGCCGGATGAGCGAACAAGCGGCCGAAACCGCCGTCGTCGGCGCCTGCCGGATGCTCCGCCTGCCAACCATCCGCTTGAAGTTCCCGGACCTGGCCGAGCAGGCCGCCCGCGAGCAGATGTCCTACCTCACCTTCCTCGCCGAACTGCTGCTGGCCGAATGCGACGACCGGGCACGGCGCCGCTCCGAACGCCGCATCAAAGCCGCGGCCTTCCCGAGGCAAAAGTCGGTGCGGGAGTTCGACTTCGACGCCAATTTCAACATCGACGCCGCCGTCGTCCACACGCTGGCGACCTGCGAGTGGGTGAAGAAGGGACAGCCGCTCTGTCTGATCGGCGACTCCGGCACCGGCAAATCCCACCTGCTCATCGCGCTTGGGACCGAGGCGGCGATGGCCGGATTCCGGGTGAAGTACACCCTGGCGACCAAACTCGTCAACGAACTCGTCGAGGCCGCGGACGAGAAGCAGCTGACCAAGACCATCGCCCGCTACGGACGCGTCGATCTTTTGTGCATCGACGAACTCGGCTACATGGAACTCGACAAACACGGCGCCGAGTTGCTGTTCCAGGTGCTGACCGAACGAGAGGAGAAGAACAGCGTCGCCATCGCCTCCAACGAAGCCTTCGGTGGATGGACCAAGACGTTCACAGATCCCCGGCTCTGCACCGCCATCGTCGACCGGCTCACCTTCAACGGCACGATCATCGAGACCGGCACCGACTCCTACCGCCTGGCCCAGACCAGGGCCAAGGCAGAGGCTGCCACGACCTGA
- a CDS encoding phosphotransferase, with product MIEDGSTDRGSVTTVRRIGATIRRPTGAWTPAVHALLSHLEEVGFGRAPRALGTDGADEVLSLLYGEPAFTPWPEGLRSSHGVGELGRWLRGYHDAVRTFRPPADAHWQGQEEEWRPGMVIRHGDLGPWNSIWDGGQLAGFIDWDFAAPGHAIDDLAQLAWYAVPLRSMEQQRRASVTGSSTLQARLHALCTTYGEQPVAVIEALDALQSREAARIERLGRQGTEPWATFLARGDAAEMLAEQCWIRSESDALLDTGHK from the coding sequence GTGATTGAGGACGGCTCCACTGACCGCGGCAGTGTCACGACAGTGCGACGGATCGGCGCGACGATCCGTAGGCCGACAGGCGCGTGGACACCTGCCGTACACGCCCTGCTGAGCCACCTGGAGGAGGTGGGGTTCGGCAGGGCTCCCCGCGCGTTGGGCACTGACGGCGCCGACGAAGTGCTGTCGTTGCTCTACGGCGAGCCCGCATTCACGCCCTGGCCAGAAGGTTTGCGCTCCTCACATGGAGTCGGTGAGCTGGGCCGCTGGCTGCGGGGCTACCACGATGCCGTTCGGACCTTCCGGCCGCCGGCCGATGCCCACTGGCAGGGCCAGGAAGAAGAGTGGCGGCCAGGCATGGTGATCCGACACGGAGACCTCGGGCCGTGGAACTCGATCTGGGATGGTGGCCAGCTCGCTGGCTTCATCGATTGGGACTTCGCCGCGCCCGGCCACGCCATCGACGACTTGGCCCAACTCGCCTGGTACGCCGTCCCGCTGCGGTCCATGGAGCAGCAGCGACGGGCGTCGGTCACTGGCTCCAGCACCCTGCAGGCCCGGCTTCATGCGCTCTGTACTACTTACGGTGAACAGCCTGTCGCTGTGATCGAGGCGCTGGACGCCCTTCAGTCCCGCGAGGCCGCACGTATCGAACGCCTCGGCAGACAGGGCACCGAGCCATGGGCGACCTTTCTCGCCCGCGGTGACGCAGCTGAGATGTTGGCCGAGCAGTGCTGGATCCGCTCGGAAAGTGACGCACTCTTGGACACTGGGCACAAGTGA
- a CDS encoding MMPL family transporter, with translation MATFLYRLGRLAFRRRRVVVMLWVAVLAAIGIGAMSAPGTSSGALSVPGTQSQKAIDLLQKEFPQASADGATARVVFEAPSGQKLTSAVNKAEVESLVAKLEKSPQVSGVSDPFSSGLVSKSGSIAYAQVSYKVAEADVSGAAHAVQTDVVAQGEKAGLKVSLGGNAVKDKAASKAPELIGVEVAAVVLVITFGSMIAAGLPLLTAILGVAAAVLSVTLATHFFDLASSSTTLALMLGLAVAIDYALFIVSRYRNEIRDGHEPEEACGRAVGTAGSAVVFAGLTVIVALSGLSVIGIAMLTSMGLASAFAVAVAVIIALTLLPAMLGFAGMRIMKGRPARSTRPLPPRFQAAEQATPRSTGGTRT, from the coding sequence GTGGCCACCTTCCTCTATCGGCTCGGCCGGCTGGCGTTCCGGCGACGACGCGTCGTCGTGATGCTGTGGGTCGCCGTCCTGGCCGCCATCGGTATCGGCGCCATGAGCGCGCCCGGCACATCCTCCGGGGCCCTGAGTGTTCCGGGCACGCAATCGCAGAAGGCGATCGACCTGCTGCAGAAGGAGTTCCCGCAGGCCTCCGCCGACGGCGCCACCGCACGTGTGGTGTTCGAGGCACCCAGCGGGCAGAAGCTCACCTCCGCCGTCAACAAGGCCGAGGTCGAGTCCCTGGTGGCGAAGCTGGAGAAGTCGCCGCAGGTGTCGGGCGTCTCCGATCCCTTCAGCAGCGGCCTGGTCAGCAAGTCCGGCTCCATCGCCTACGCCCAGGTGTCCTACAAGGTCGCCGAGGCCGACGTCAGCGGCGCGGCCCACGCCGTCCAGACCGACGTCGTCGCCCAGGGCGAGAAGGCCGGCCTGAAGGTGAGCCTCGGCGGCAACGCCGTCAAGGACAAGGCCGCGAGCAAGGCGCCCGAGCTGATCGGCGTCGAGGTCGCCGCCGTTGTTCTGGTGATCACCTTCGGCTCGATGATCGCGGCCGGCCTGCCCCTGCTCACCGCGATCCTCGGGGTGGCCGCGGCCGTCCTTTCGGTCACGCTCGCCACGCACTTCTTCGACCTGGCCTCGTCCTCCACGACCCTGGCACTGATGCTGGGTCTGGCCGTCGCCATCGACTACGCCCTGTTCATCGTCTCCCGCTACCGCAACGAGATCCGCGACGGCCACGAACCCGAGGAAGCGTGCGGGCGCGCCGTGGGCACCGCCGGGTCAGCGGTCGTCTTCGCCGGCCTGACCGTGATCGTCGCGCTGAGCGGCCTGAGCGTCATCGGTATCGCCATGCTCACCTCCATGGGCCTGGCCTCCGCCTTCGCCGTCGCCGTAGCTGTGATCATCGCGCTGACCCTGCTGCCCGCCATGCTCGGCTTCGCCGGTATGCGGATCATGAAGGGCCGACCGGCCCGCTCGACAAGACCATTGCCGCCGAGGTTCCAGGCCGCCGAGCAGGCGACACCCCGGTCAACTGGCGGCACTCGTACGTGA